The following proteins come from a genomic window of Paucimonas lemoignei:
- the pcaF gene encoding beta-ketoadipyl CoA thiolase yields the protein MREVFICDAIRTPIGRFGGGLASVRADDLAAVPIKALIERNPSVNWDEVDEVFFGCANQAGEDNRNVARMAALLAGLPDSIPGVTLNRLCASGMDAIGTAFRAIAAGEMELAIAGGVESMSRAPFVMGKADSAYSRNMKLEDTTIGWRFINPLMKAQYGVDSMPQTGDNVADDFKISRADQDAFALRSQQRTAAAQAAGFFKEEITPVRVAHKKGETVVEQDEHPRADTSLETLAKLKPVNGPDKTVTAGNASGVNDGAAALILASAEAVRKHGLTPRARILGMASAGVAPRVMGIGPVPAVRKLVERLGLAVTDFDVIELNEAFASQGLAVLRELGLADDAPQVNPNGGAIALGHPLGMSGARLVLTALHQLEKTDGRRALATMCVGVGQGLALAIER from the coding sequence ATGCGTGAGGTTTTCATTTGCGATGCCATTCGCACGCCGATTGGTCGTTTTGGCGGCGGGCTGGCCAGCGTACGCGCTGACGATTTGGCAGCGGTGCCGATCAAGGCGCTGATTGAGCGCAACCCTTCAGTGAACTGGGACGAAGTCGACGAGGTGTTTTTCGGCTGCGCCAACCAGGCCGGCGAAGACAACCGCAACGTCGCGCGCATGGCCGCGCTGCTGGCGGGCCTGCCGGATTCAATCCCCGGTGTGACCCTCAATCGGCTGTGCGCTTCGGGCATGGATGCCATCGGGACGGCGTTTCGCGCCATTGCCGCCGGGGAAATGGAGTTGGCCATTGCCGGGGGCGTTGAGTCCATGTCCCGCGCGCCGTTTGTCATGGGCAAGGCGGATTCGGCTTATTCGCGCAACATGAAGCTGGAAGACACCACTATTGGCTGGCGCTTCATCAACCCGCTGATGAAGGCGCAATACGGCGTCGATTCGATGCCCCAGACCGGCGATAACGTCGCCGATGATTTCAAGATTTCTCGAGCCGATCAGGACGCTTTTGCCCTGCGCAGCCAGCAACGCACAGCCGCTGCCCAGGCTGCGGGCTTTTTTAAAGAAGAGATAACCCCCGTGCGGGTTGCTCACAAGAAGGGCGAGACAGTGGTGGAACAGGACGAGCATCCTCGTGCCGACACCAGCCTGGAAACTCTCGCCAAGCTAAAGCCGGTCAACGGCCCGGACAAGACGGTCACCGCAGGCAATGCGTCGGGTGTCAACGATGGCGCTGCGGCGTTGATCCTGGCGTCGGCTGAAGCGGTCAGAAAGCACGGCCTGACGCCCCGGGCGCGGATCCTCGGTATGGCCAGCGCGGGTGTTGCGCCGCGTGTCATGGGCATCGGGCCGGTTCCGGCGGTGCGCAAGCTGGTAGAGCGCCTTGGCCTGGCCGTCACGGATTTTGACGTGATTGAACTCAATGAAGCCTTCGCCAGCCAGGGCCTGGCGGTGTTGCGCGAACTGGGGCTGGCCGATGACGCGCCGCAAGTAAACCCCAACGGCGGCGCCATCGCCTTGGGCCACCCGTTGGGCATGAGCGGCGCGCGGTTGGTGTTGACGGCCTTGCACCAGCTTGAAAAAACCGACGGCCGCAGAGCGCTGGCGACCATGTGTGTTGGGGTGGGGCAGGGGCTTGCACTGGCGATAGAGCGCTAG